The Planococcus versutus genome contains a region encoding:
- a CDS encoding AMP-binding protein, translated as MDILHKTVGQIVKEQAEQNPETEAYVYPEHGIRKTYKQFDEETDRLAKAFIGSGVEKGEHIAIWSDNKREWLLSQFATGKMGGVLVTVNTSYQSTELEYLLNQSDATTLILGEEFKGTNYIDILNTVCPELRTAEKGHVKSAKLPHFKRVIVMSGNSYPGIYTWQEFEAFAENVSDAEFQKRFDLMDPDDVINIQYTSGTTGFPKGVMLTHLNVVNNGKLVGDTMSLTEKDRLCIPVPFFHCFGCVLGTMAAVTHSTTMVIAEQFDPKRVLRMIEDERCTGLHGVPTMFIAELNDPAFSSFDTSTLRTGIMAGSSCPIEVMKKVITDMGVSEITIAYGQTESSPVITQTRADDDIEKRVSTVGKPHTGVEVKIIDSATGDKVEVGMPGELCTRGYHVMKGYYKNEEATRAAIDSEGWLHTGDIAVEDEAGYIAITGRIKDMVIRGGENIYPREIEEFLYQHPSVQDVQVVGVPDPKYGEELMAWIILKEHEQLSVEELKAYCKGKISHHKIPRYIEFTKEYPMTASGKIQKFKLRELSIANSQKEEV; from the coding sequence ATGGATATTCTACATAAGACGGTTGGACAAATCGTAAAAGAACAAGCGGAACAAAATCCGGAAACAGAAGCATATGTTTATCCAGAGCATGGAATTCGGAAAACATATAAACAATTTGATGAAGAAACGGATCGTCTAGCTAAAGCATTTATTGGTAGTGGCGTTGAAAAAGGCGAACATATCGCTATTTGGTCCGACAATAAACGTGAATGGCTATTGAGTCAGTTTGCCACAGGAAAAATGGGTGGGGTATTGGTAACTGTGAATACGAGTTATCAATCAACCGAACTAGAGTATTTGTTGAACCAGTCAGACGCAACGACGTTGATTTTAGGAGAAGAATTTAAAGGGACGAATTATATAGATATTTTGAACACAGTTTGCCCAGAATTGAGGACAGCTGAAAAAGGACACGTTAAAAGTGCCAAATTGCCACATTTTAAACGAGTAATTGTTATGAGTGGAAATAGTTATCCAGGAATTTATACGTGGCAAGAGTTTGAGGCTTTTGCTGAAAATGTCAGCGACGCTGAATTTCAAAAACGCTTTGATTTAATGGATCCTGATGATGTTATCAATATTCAATACACATCAGGAACAACGGGATTTCCAAAAGGAGTCATGCTGACTCATTTGAATGTCGTCAATAATGGGAAATTAGTTGGCGACACAATGAGTTTAACGGAAAAAGATCGGTTGTGTATCCCTGTACCATTTTTTCATTGTTTTGGCTGTGTTCTTGGAACAATGGCGGCAGTGACACACTCGACAACGATGGTGATCGCAGAGCAGTTTGATCCAAAACGTGTACTGCGAATGATAGAAGATGAGAGATGTACCGGACTTCATGGAGTGCCAACAATGTTCATTGCAGAATTAAATGATCCAGCGTTTTCATCATTCGATACATCGACTTTGCGGACTGGGATTATGGCCGGATCGTCTTGCCCAATTGAAGTAATGAAAAAAGTCATCACTGATATGGGAGTGTCGGAAATCACGATCGCCTATGGGCAAACAGAATCGTCACCAGTAATTACACAAACACGTGCAGATGACGATATTGAAAAACGTGTCTCAACAGTTGGAAAGCCACACACTGGAGTAGAAGTGAAGATTATCGATTCGGCAACAGGCGATAAAGTAGAAGTAGGAATGCCTGGCGAACTTTGTACGAGAGGCTACCACGTTATGAAAGGTTATTATAAAAACGAAGAAGCAACAAGAGCTGCTATAGATTCGGAAGGATGGCTTCATACAGGAGATATAGCGGTTGAAGATGAAGCGGGATATATTGCGATTACAGGACGTATTAAAGATATGGTGATTCGTGGAGGAGAAAATATTTACCCGCGTGAAATTGAGGAATTTCTTTACCAGCATCCATCTGTTCAAGATGTTCAAGTTGTTGGAGTACCAGATCCGAAATACGGCGAAGAATTGATGGCGTGGATCATTTTAAAAGAGCATGAGCAACTAAGTGTCGAAGAGTTAAAAGCTTATTGTAAAGGCAAGATTTCTCATCATAAAATCCCACGTTACATCGAATTTACGAAAGAATACCCAATGACTGCTTCCGGTAAAATTCAAAAATTTAAGTTGCGTGAATTGTCCATTGCGAATAGTCAAAAAGAAGAAGTCTAA
- a CDS encoding class I SAM-dependent methyltransferase, translating into MDLQTMHDQLADRLFQQQLVSATISQPRLKSNDIKRIKLKPVEIKKEYWIQFEYQYERILKHENLLLDEAAEKLVSLFADFRQGLFQFIDEKVQIQLSKKLKVNWKAEPTGTQQVELSHNRKKHYLLEDGVPYPFLIRLGVQSTDGKVKKQKYDKFRQINRFIEYIDDTLAYLPQDRTVRILDFGSGKSYLTFALYHYLRIEKGLDLRVTGLDLKKEVIEECQQIAEDLEYEQLEFLVGDINDYNNESAVDMVVTLHACDVATDMALSRAVKWNAQVILSVPCCQHELNSQIDAPELGIMLQHGLIKERFSALATDSIRAELLSLVGYETQLMEFIDMEHTPKNILIRAYKTGKKPAVGQFQRYQQFTSLLSAKPFLEHELEEYL; encoded by the coding sequence ATGGACTTACAAACAATGCATGACCAACTAGCAGATCGACTTTTTCAACAGCAACTTGTTTCTGCAACTATTAGCCAACCTCGATTAAAATCAAATGACATAAAACGGATTAAGTTAAAGCCTGTTGAAATAAAAAAAGAATACTGGATTCAATTCGAATACCAATATGAACGCATTTTGAAACACGAAAATCTTTTACTTGATGAAGCTGCAGAAAAACTAGTTTCGTTATTTGCTGATTTCCGACAAGGCCTTTTTCAATTCATAGACGAAAAAGTTCAAATTCAGCTTTCTAAAAAGTTGAAAGTTAATTGGAAAGCAGAACCAACTGGAACTCAACAAGTCGAATTATCGCATAATCGCAAAAAGCACTATTTATTGGAAGATGGTGTGCCTTACCCTTTTCTTATACGTCTTGGTGTCCAAAGTACTGATGGCAAAGTGAAAAAGCAAAAATACGATAAATTCCGTCAGATCAATCGTTTTATCGAATATATTGATGATACGCTCGCTTATTTACCACAAGATCGTACCGTCCGCATACTCGATTTTGGTTCTGGAAAATCATATTTAACTTTCGCATTGTACCATTATTTGCGTATTGAAAAAGGATTAGATCTTCGCGTTACTGGTCTCGATTTGAAAAAAGAAGTCATCGAAGAATGCCAGCAAATTGCTGAAGACCTTGAGTATGAGCAACTTGAATTTTTGGTCGGTGACATTAATGACTACAATAATGAGTCAGCTGTCGATATGGTTGTTACCTTACATGCTTGTGACGTTGCAACAGATATGGCGTTATCACGTGCTGTCAAATGGAATGCCCAAGTGATTTTAAGTGTTCCTTGCTGCCAGCATGAACTAAACAGTCAAATTGACGCACCGGAACTCGGCATCATGCTTCAGCACGGCCTAATCAAAGAGCGTTTTAGTGCACTTGCAACCGATTCAATCCGTGCCGAACTCTTGTCGCTTGTCGGTTATGAAACACAGTTGATGGAGTTTATCGATATGGAACATACGCCTAAAAATATTTTAATCCGTGCTTATAAAACAGGTAAAAAACCAGCCGTTGGCCAATTCCAACGCTATCAGCAATTTACATCATTATTGTCAGCTAAACCGTTTCTTGAACATGAATTAGAGGAGTATTTATGA
- the cydC gene encoding thiol reductant ABC exporter subunit CydC, with product MSELKHILKLTLLEKKDVLIAIFFGFLAGIASVALMGSSGYLISKAALTSQMTTLVVMAACLKLFGFASALSRYGERLYSHRATFTMLSHLRVSFFERLSPLAPGIFSKYRSGDLLSRIVGDVESLQNFLLRVFYPPVVLGIVFLSVVFFTSFFSLGIAIVIFIGMLLTVVVVPALFSSRKRHANGQVRAQRGNFAIEATEFLYGFRDLQIHQQLGGKKQQLKDDAAQYNEGQRKEGLEENLAQSINAFVALLVSFFVLAVGAYFVAAGELNGLYLALLVMISIAAFENVAPMAAFPTYFEESRKAAVRLEEIVDEPILQRGTEAVPNGPLDIKLTNASFRYPGEQDLAVDRVSLHLKPGTKTAIVGPSGSGKSTLMQVLLTVFPLSQGQLSIGGKSAETLMQEGVWQEMNIVLQENHFFYGTIRSNLLIANSAATDEQLNLALMKVQLDNFSLDIKVEEKGQNLSGGQKQRLAIARALVKGKSLWLLDEPVSSVDSVTALAIYQQLFQQHKDDLFVIISHDLAGLEKMDQIVVMEKGRIVESGSYDMLMAKKGYFYQLKQIENSVFV from the coding sequence ATGAGCGAATTAAAGCATATTTTAAAATTGACATTGCTCGAAAAAAAGGATGTGCTAATTGCTATCTTTTTTGGGTTTTTAGCAGGCATTGCTAGCGTAGCGTTAATGGGGTCAAGTGGTTATTTGATTTCAAAAGCTGCTTTAACTTCTCAGATGACTACACTTGTTGTCATGGCTGCATGTCTAAAGCTATTTGGGTTCGCATCAGCACTTAGCCGTTATGGAGAGCGTTTGTATTCTCATCGCGCAACATTTACCATGTTAAGTCATTTAAGAGTGTCATTTTTTGAACGTCTGTCACCACTCGCTCCAGGAATATTCAGCAAGTACAGAAGTGGCGATTTACTATCACGAATTGTTGGTGACGTTGAAAGCTTGCAGAATTTTTTGCTGCGTGTTTTTTATCCACCTGTAGTGCTCGGTATCGTCTTTTTAAGTGTAGTTTTCTTCACTTCGTTTTTTTCACTAGGTATTGCGATTGTGATCTTTATTGGAATGTTGCTGACAGTTGTGGTTGTACCAGCTCTTTTTTCCAGTAGAAAACGTCATGCGAATGGACAAGTTAGAGCGCAAAGAGGGAATTTTGCGATTGAAGCAACTGAATTTCTTTATGGGTTTCGCGATTTGCAAATACATCAGCAACTTGGAGGAAAAAAGCAACAATTGAAAGATGACGCAGCTCAATATAACGAAGGCCAACGAAAAGAAGGATTAGAGGAAAATTTGGCTCAATCCATCAATGCCTTTGTTGCTTTACTTGTTTCCTTTTTTGTTTTGGCTGTGGGCGCATACTTTGTTGCAGCAGGCGAGTTGAACGGTTTGTATTTAGCCCTGCTTGTGATGATTTCAATTGCAGCTTTTGAAAATGTGGCCCCAATGGCAGCTTTCCCGACTTATTTTGAAGAAAGTCGAAAAGCGGCTGTTCGTTTAGAAGAAATTGTAGATGAACCTATTTTACAGCGAGGAACAGAAGCTGTACCGAACGGACCGCTTGATATCAAGCTAACAAACGCGTCATTTCGTTATCCAGGTGAGCAGGATTTGGCAGTCGATCGAGTTTCACTTCACTTGAAACCGGGAACGAAAACAGCGATTGTAGGACCAAGTGGCTCGGGTAAATCAACTTTAATGCAAGTATTGCTAACTGTTTTCCCGCTTAGTCAAGGGCAATTATCAATTGGGGGAAAATCTGCTGAGACGCTCATGCAAGAAGGCGTTTGGCAAGAAATGAATATCGTTTTGCAGGAAAATCATTTTTTTTATGGAACGATTCGTAGCAATTTATTGATTGCTAATTCTGCCGCAACAGATGAGCAGCTAAATCTCGCATTGATGAAAGTTCAATTAGATAATTTTTCATTAGACATAAAAGTAGAAGAAAAAGGTCAAAATTTGTCTGGAGGACAAAAACAAAGACTGGCCATTGCGCGCGCACTCGTAAAAGGGAAATCACTTTGGCTTCTTGATGAGCCAGTTTCATCGGTAGATAGTGTGACAGCTCTAGCCATCTATCAGCAACTGTTTCAGCAACACAAAGATGATTTATTTGTCATCATCAGTCACGATTTGGCAGGTCTTGAAAAAATGGATCAAATTGTTGTGATGGAAAAAGGCCGTATCGTAGAAAGCGGATCTTACGACATGCTAATGGCTAAAAAAGGGTATTTCTACCAGTTAAAACAAATAGAAAACAGCGTATTCGTATAG
- a CDS encoding DUF2188 domain-containing protein has protein sequence MPWSKDNYPDSFKNLDTPVRNKAIEIANALLRDGYKEDRAIPIALNQAKKTENGDEDRLIYEIKKHNDGWQLKKKDSKKAILIEKTKESLLSEAKRYANKNHGELHIYTENGSLSDTLYE, from the coding sequence ATGCCATGGAGCAAGGATAATTATCCAGATTCATTTAAAAACCTGGACACTCCTGTCCGGAACAAAGCCATTGAAATCGCGAACGCATTGCTTCGCGATGGCTATAAAGAAGACCGCGCTATCCCTATCGCTTTAAACCAGGCAAAGAAAACTGAAAACGGCGATGAAGATCGACTTATTTACGAGATAAAAAAACATAATGATGGCTGGCAATTAAAGAAAAAAGACAGTAAAAAAGCTATTTTGATCGAAAAAACAAAAGAAAGCTTACTGTCAGAAGCTAAACGCTATGCGAATAAAAATCACGGAGAGCTTCATATTTACACTGAAAACGGCTCTTTATCAGACACACTTTACGAATAA
- a CDS encoding fatty acid desaturase, protein MSREKTAQLRKFVAPFEKADVKSSVRQILNTIPPFILAWFLAYQALDVSIWLTIALSAVAAAFVIRTFIIFHDCTHGSFFKNKKANAVVGTITGIMTLFAYEKWKREHSIHHASSGNLDKRGVGDIWVMTIEEYVEASKWERFKYRMYRNPLVMFGFGPLFLVLISSRFNRKDARKKERNNTYLINISLVVIYTLLILAIGWQAFLIVQGTTMFIAGALGIWLFYVQHTFEDSYFEDENEWDYVKAAIEGSSYYQLPKVLQWVTGNIGFHHVHHLSPRVPNYNLEKAHESTPPLQRATTIDIKSSLKSLSYKLYDAPNKTFVTFGEVKHLLVNAKTAEQ, encoded by the coding sequence ATGAGCAGAGAAAAAACAGCACAGTTACGCAAATTTGTTGCCCCTTTCGAAAAAGCAGACGTAAAATCGAGTGTTAGACAAATATTAAATACAATTCCACCTTTTATCTTGGCATGGTTCTTGGCTTACCAAGCACTTGATGTCTCAATTTGGCTAACAATTGCATTATCAGCAGTAGCCGCAGCATTCGTCATCCGTACGTTTATCATCTTCCATGATTGCACACACGGATCGTTCTTTAAAAACAAAAAAGCAAATGCTGTTGTAGGCACAATCACAGGCATTATGACACTTTTCGCTTATGAAAAGTGGAAACGCGAACATTCGATTCACCATGCTTCAAGTGGTAATCTTGATAAACGCGGAGTTGGCGATATTTGGGTTATGACGATTGAAGAATATGTAGAAGCTTCAAAATGGGAACGTTTCAAATACCGTATGTATCGTAATCCTTTAGTTATGTTCGGATTCGGACCTCTATTCTTAGTCTTGATTTCAAGTCGTTTCAATCGTAAAGACGCACGTAAAAAAGAACGCAACAATACGTATTTAATCAATATTTCACTAGTGGTCATTTACACGCTGTTAATCTTAGCAATTGGTTGGCAGGCATTTCTAATCGTGCAAGGAACAACAATGTTCATCGCAGGAGCACTTGGGATTTGGTTATTCTATGTTCAACACACATTTGAAGATTCATACTTTGAAGACGAAAATGAGTGGGATTATGTAAAAGCAGCAATCGAAGGAAGTTCGTATTACCAACTTCCAAAAGTATTGCAGTGGGTGACTGGCAACATCGGCTTCCATCATGTGCATCACTTGAGCCCGCGTGTACCCAATTATAACTTGGAAAAAGCACATGAATCGACACCTCCACTTCAACGAGCAACAACAATTGATATTAAATCTAGCCTTAAATCATTGAGCTATAAATTATACGATGCACCAAATAAAACTTTTGTTACATTTGGTGAAGTCAAACACTTATTAGTCAATGCGAAGACGGCTGAACAATAA
- a CDS encoding response regulator transcription factor, with amino-acid sequence MIQIVLAEDQRMMLGALGSLLDLEEDMEVVGKAANGEEVIELVEKMQPDICIMDIEMPLKSGLDAAEILKDQPCKIIILTTFARSGYFERARKAGVSGYLLKDSPSEDLATSIRTIMSGRRIYAPELVDLAYADENPLTEREKQVMELIAEGRSTKEIAKELFITTGTVRNYISTILDKLEVGNRIEAISRFKEKGWFK; translated from the coding sequence ATGATTCAAATCGTATTAGCAGAAGATCAACGTATGATGTTAGGAGCTTTAGGCTCGCTGTTGGATTTGGAAGAAGACATGGAAGTAGTAGGAAAGGCTGCAAATGGAGAAGAAGTTATTGAACTTGTCGAAAAAATGCAGCCTGATATTTGCATTATGGATATTGAAATGCCGTTAAAAAGTGGATTGGATGCTGCAGAAATTTTAAAAGATCAGCCGTGTAAAATTATTATTTTGACCACATTTGCGCGTTCAGGTTATTTTGAACGTGCGAGAAAAGCAGGGGTTAGTGGCTATTTGTTAAAAGACAGCCCGAGTGAAGATTTAGCTACGTCAATTCGAACAATTATGTCGGGACGTCGCATTTATGCGCCGGAATTGGTGGACTTAGCTTATGCAGACGAAAATCCATTAACGGAACGTGAAAAACAAGTTATGGAACTAATCGCCGAAGGCCGCAGTACGAAAGAAATTGCTAAGGAATTATTCATTACAACTGGAACAGTTAGAAACTATATTTCAACCATCCTAGACAAATTAGAAGTTGGAAATCGAATCGAAGCCATTTCTCGTTTTAAAGAAAAAGGATGGTTCAAGTAA
- a CDS encoding sensor histidine kinase: protein MQSWYQIFPKNPWLSLYAWVIFCILPFFFIFRSSSLPEIIFGILLLLLFFIAYRLSYNSRTGFVYVWVSFEIAINIGMIFLFGYVYLSIFVAFFIGNLRNKVGFFIIYGLHIGMTIAAVVFGFFDHSELYLSQLPFIVLSILGVILLPFNTYNRNKREKLEGQLEDANKRISQLVIIEERERIARDLHDTLGQKLSLIGLKSDLAGKLIYRNPESALNEINDVRQTARTALKEVRELVSNMRGTKLDEELLRVQQILKAAEIDFVFYGSTQLTNTPLLVENVLSMCLKEAVTNVVKHSGASRCSVLIKQNPEELLVQVQDDGNGFPEGNTSLQGNGLAGMRERLEFVNGSVDIKIMDGTTLNIRVPNVILYSSKEVIK, encoded by the coding sequence ATGCAAAGTTGGTATCAAATATTTCCTAAAAATCCTTGGCTGAGTCTCTATGCGTGGGTGATCTTTTGTATTTTGCCATTCTTTTTTATCTTTCGTTCTTCTTCGCTACCTGAAATTATTTTCGGTATTTTGCTCTTGTTGCTGTTTTTCATAGCTTATCGACTGTCTTATAACTCCAGAACTGGCTTTGTGTATGTCTGGGTAAGTTTTGAAATAGCCATTAATATTGGCATGATTTTCTTATTTGGTTATGTGTATCTATCTATTTTTGTCGCTTTTTTCATCGGCAATTTACGCAATAAAGTTGGGTTTTTTATTATTTATGGCCTTCATATCGGCATGACGATTGCAGCTGTTGTATTTGGCTTTTTTGATCATAGTGAATTGTACCTTTCTCAGTTGCCATTTATTGTGCTTAGCATATTAGGTGTTATTTTATTGCCGTTTAACACGTACAATCGAAACAAGCGTGAAAAATTGGAAGGGCAACTTGAAGATGCTAACAAACGAATTTCACAGCTTGTTATTATTGAAGAGCGTGAACGAATTGCTCGTGATCTACATGATACACTGGGACAAAAATTATCTTTAATTGGTCTGAAAAGTGATTTAGCGGGTAAATTAATTTATCGGAATCCTGAGTCGGCTTTAAATGAAATAAATGATGTTCGGCAAACAGCACGCACTGCACTAAAAGAAGTGCGTGAATTAGTGTCTAATATGCGCGGAACCAAATTGGATGAAGAGCTTTTGCGCGTCCAGCAAATTTTAAAAGCTGCGGAAATCGATTTTGTGTTTTATGGCTCTACACAGTTAACGAATACACCGTTATTGGTCGAAAATGTTTTAAGTATGTGTTTAAAAGAAGCGGTAACAAACGTTGTCAAGCACAGTGGTGCATCGCGTTGCAGTGTGCTGATTAAGCAAAATCCGGAAGAGCTTCTTGTGCAAGTACAAGATGACGGCAATGGATTTCCAGAAGGCAATACGTCTTTGCAAGGCAATGGACTAGCGGGTATGCGAGAACGCCTGGAGTTCGTAAACGGTTCAGTGGATATCAAAATAATGGATGGAACTACTTTAAATATTAGAGTCCCAAATGTAATTCTCTATAGTTCAAAGGAGGTTATAAAATGA
- the cydD gene encoding thiol reductant ABC exporter subunit CydD: MNDLKQLAFQRKSTMTFLAMMSILKGLATIGQALFFVIIADRVFLQHATFESLMPFFGGLMMSILLRAGSGYAIGKAGVDLAADVKSEFQNNLIQTFASNPLLTAAQGQSGQKVSLLLDSVDEVDGFFSKYIPQMIQTYIIPVILLGVIFSQNWTSGVIIVITAPFIPLFMALVGKGTKKKADEKMEQLSRFSGTFLDVLQGLSTLKLFGQAEKQQQAIQKSSLNFRDSTMDVLKSAFLSSLMLEYISMLSIGIVALEIGLRLVVFDSISFFTAFFILILVPDFFNLLKDFGSAFHTARGSLSAAKQLSTELEKPKVDLLWGNESMAQEPPHLSLEQLSFQYAEGFTLASLNVEIPPYSQVAIVGKSGSGKTTLMHLLAGLLPQTEGRFVVNGIAREDINEKSWFAQLSYISQHPYLFAGTIRENIKMGVTDKVSDEEVLAAAKKAGIAEMVSTLEKGFETPIGEAGRGLSGGEKQRIALARAFLKKPALILFDEPTTGLDLQTEKILQDSLRELQRTSTVITVAHRLHTIKDADLILFLDDGKLDASGSHEELLKTYIPYEEMLAAQQGGGLQ; this comes from the coding sequence ATGAACGATTTAAAGCAATTGGCATTTCAACGAAAAAGCACAATGACATTTCTAGCTATGATGTCGATTTTAAAAGGACTTGCCACAATCGGACAAGCCTTGTTTTTCGTGATAATTGCAGATCGTGTTTTTCTTCAACATGCGACTTTTGAGAGCTTAATGCCGTTTTTTGGTGGACTGATGATGTCGATTTTACTACGGGCAGGATCAGGATATGCTATAGGAAAAGCAGGAGTCGATTTGGCTGCTGATGTAAAAAGTGAATTTCAAAACAACTTAATTCAAACATTCGCTAGCAATCCATTGCTTACTGCAGCGCAAGGTCAGTCGGGTCAGAAGGTAAGTTTGTTACTGGACTCCGTAGATGAAGTAGATGGTTTTTTTAGTAAATACATTCCCCAAATGATTCAAACGTATATCATCCCTGTCATTTTACTAGGCGTTATTTTTTCGCAAAATTGGACAAGTGGCGTCATCATTGTAATTACAGCACCATTTATTCCGCTTTTTATGGCGTTGGTTGGAAAAGGAACAAAAAAGAAAGCCGATGAAAAAATGGAACAACTCAGTCGCTTTTCAGGAACATTTTTGGATGTTTTACAAGGACTATCAACGCTCAAATTATTTGGACAAGCTGAAAAACAACAGCAAGCCATTCAAAAAAGTAGCTTAAATTTTCGTGACTCTACAATGGATGTATTAAAATCAGCTTTTCTTTCTTCTCTAATGTTGGAGTATATTTCCATGCTGAGTATTGGGATCGTCGCATTAGAAATAGGGCTGCGACTTGTCGTGTTTGATAGTATCAGCTTTTTTACAGCGTTTTTCATTTTAATTTTAGTACCTGATTTTTTTAACTTGCTAAAAGATTTTGGCAGTGCTTTTCACACAGCGAGAGGTAGTTTATCAGCAGCAAAGCAATTGTCTACCGAACTGGAAAAACCTAAAGTCGATTTACTGTGGGGCAACGAATCGATGGCACAAGAGCCACCACATTTGTCACTAGAACAATTATCTTTTCAATACGCAGAAGGATTCACTCTGGCTTCGCTCAATGTGGAGATTCCACCTTATAGTCAAGTGGCGATTGTTGGAAAAAGCGGTTCAGGCAAAACGACATTGATGCATCTGCTAGCAGGTCTTCTTCCTCAAACAGAAGGACGCTTTGTTGTGAATGGGATTGCTCGAGAAGACATCAATGAAAAATCTTGGTTTGCTCAATTAAGTTACATTTCTCAACATCCTTATCTTTTTGCAGGTACCATCCGGGAAAATATAAAAATGGGAGTAACGGATAAAGTAAGCGATGAGGAAGTTTTAGCTGCAGCTAAAAAAGCGGGCATTGCAGAAATGGTATCGACGCTTGAAAAAGGGTTTGAAACACCAATTGGTGAAGCCGGTCGCGGATTGTCTGGTGGAGAAAAGCAGCGAATCGCACTTGCGCGGGCTTTTCTAAAAAAACCAGCGCTTATTTTATTTGATGAGCCAACAACAGGCTTGGATTTACAAACAGAGAAAATTTTGCAAGATTCACTTCGTGAATTGCAACGGACATCGACGGTTATTACAGTTGCGCATCGACTTCACACCATCAAAGATGCTGATTTAATCCTATTTTTAGATGATGGCAAACTAGATGCTAGCGGAAGTCACGAGGAGCTCTTAAAAACTTATATTCCGTACGAAGAAATGCTTGCAGCACAGCAAGGAGGTGGTTTGCAATGA